Proteins from a single region of Paraflavitalea devenefica:
- a CDS encoding pectate lyase family protein: MKTNRLLLLLCITGLTTAKAQTVAFPGAEGFGAQATGGRGGKVYHVTNLQDSGKGSFRDAVSAPHRIIVFDVAGVIRIGNKIQAASDITIAGQSAPGEGVVVYGNGISFSSNTIVRHIRFRGSIKMSRGSCTVVADNLQDIIFDHVSIQWGRWDNLHIKNSSRVTLQYCMIGESIEPQRFGALFEGPKEVTVHHNLWIDNQSRNPKAKAGIEYINNIVYNWGSNGFVGGHSAGDHYQDMINNYFIAGPNSSGKFMGQFSATDHVYHTGNYVDDNRDGKLNGRTVIDTDFVAATATLVTSPTMHSSVQVTRHAAAVAYEKVAAAAGASLKRDAVDSRLIGYLQSKGTQGKIFMTEEEAGGQPAITAAAAPADKDGDGMPDAWEKKQGLKPSDPADGNLFTLNKSYTNVEVYLNSLAAAKDK; this comes from the coding sequence ATGAAAACAAATAGATTATTACTCCTGCTCTGTATAACAGGTTTAACAACGGCTAAGGCGCAAACAGTTGCTTTTCCGGGCGCCGAAGGTTTTGGAGCGCAGGCAACCGGCGGGCGTGGAGGAAAGGTATATCACGTCACCAACCTGCAGGATTCGGGTAAAGGGTCTTTCAGGGATGCTGTAAGCGCCCCACACAGGATCATTGTATTTGATGTGGCCGGTGTGATCCGCATCGGTAATAAGATCCAGGCCGCTTCCGATATTACTATTGCCGGGCAATCGGCACCGGGTGAGGGGGTAGTGGTATATGGGAACGGAATTTCTTTTTCTTCCAACACCATTGTACGTCATATCCGGTTCAGGGGAAGTATTAAAATGTCCAGAGGGTCCTGTACAGTGGTTGCCGACAATTTGCAGGATATTATATTCGATCATGTGTCCATTCAGTGGGGCAGGTGGGATAACCTGCACATCAAAAACAGTTCGCGCGTAACACTGCAGTACTGTATGATAGGAGAAAGCATAGAGCCGCAGCGTTTCGGCGCTTTGTTTGAAGGCCCCAAAGAAGTAACCGTACATCATAACCTCTGGATCGATAACCAAAGCCGTAATCCGAAAGCGAAAGCCGGAATAGAGTATATCAACAATATTGTTTACAACTGGGGCAGTAATGGTTTCGTTGGCGGACATTCAGCCGGCGATCATTACCAGGATATGATCAATAATTATTTTATCGCCGGCCCCAACTCTTCGGGCAAATTTATGGGACAGTTTTCTGCCACCGATCATGTATACCATACCGGTAATTATGTTGATGATAACCGGGATGGGAAACTGAACGGAAGAACGGTCATTGATACTGATTTTGTGGCAGCCACTGCCACCCTGGTAACATCGCCTACTATGCATTCCTCCGTGCAGGTGACCCGGCATGCTGCGGCAGTTGCCTACGAAAAAGTGGCTGCAGCAGCAGGCGCTTCCCTGAAACGCGATGCGGTAGACAGCAGGCTGATCGGTTACCTGCAGTCAAAAGGCACACAGGGAAAAATATTTATGACGGAAGAGGAGGCGGGCGGTCAACCGGCTATCACTGCGGCTGCAGCGCCGGCCGATAAGGATGGCGATGGTATGCCTGATGCATGGGAAAAAAAGCAAGGATTGAAGCCCTCGGATCCTGCAGACGGAAATCTTTTCACCCTTAATAAAAGTTATACCAATGTAGAAGTGTACCTGAATAGCCTGGCAGCGGCCAAGGATAAATAA
- a CDS encoding RagB/SusD family nutrient uptake outer membrane protein, whose product MKFRKLSIITVSLAITSAGLFSCKKLVEVTPEDVLEANNAYQNIYDANAAVMGAYGKLMGLAGNYVVLNELRADLLTTTENADEYLRQLNEHHVQTGNPYANPRPFYEVIVNCNDVLYNFDNMLRDKKLKQEEYNMRYADIAALRCWVYLQLGIHFGDVPYVTDPLSTNDDIRNISLMPRITFNELISNLIVTMESLPYLEPYTASPTLITTVDGYYTGNFFINKKALLGQLYLWRSQPGDYRKAAQAFKSVMETGGAGQLYTWRLTGSSKADNNDLAVGYIRYREEDENMLVDNNAQGWRSMFARGQDALFNYEWIWFLPYDNTLFKPENPFINLFSPRGGAYLLKPSQAAMSLWNSQVQKNDFPYDARGGIFSYRTLGERPVVMKYLYNYLSGTGFFPVNTLEKKGKWFLYRAATLHLEFAEAANRDDHHYLADRLLNQGFIGTNLNNNESFPYNFDGRKSDNPRIAADWCMNAGIRGRANLYNAPVVGDSTLALEDNIIHESALELAYEGKRWPDLLRIALRRNDPAFLADKIYDKLLSEHNPQASAVRTKLMNKANWYLPFKWE is encoded by the coding sequence ATGAAGTTCCGGAAGCTATCAATAATTACTGTTTCACTGGCCATAACATCAGCAGGTTTGTTCTCCTGCAAGAAACTGGTGGAAGTAACGCCAGAAGATGTGCTGGAGGCCAACAACGCCTACCAGAATATATATGATGCCAATGCAGCAGTGATGGGCGCATATGGGAAGCTGATGGGGCTTGCCGGTAATTATGTCGTACTGAATGAACTGCGGGCCGACCTGCTGACAACCACTGAGAATGCCGATGAATACCTGCGGCAGTTAAACGAGCACCATGTACAGACCGGTAATCCTTACGCTAATCCGCGTCCCTTTTACGAAGTGATCGTGAACTGCAACGATGTGTTGTACAATTTTGATAACATGTTGCGGGATAAAAAGCTGAAACAGGAAGAATACAATATGCGGTATGCGGATATTGCGGCGTTACGTTGCTGGGTATACCTGCAACTGGGCATACATTTTGGCGATGTGCCGTATGTAACAGATCCTTTATCTACCAACGATGATATCCGCAATATCAGTCTGATGCCACGCATTACCTTCAATGAGCTGATCAGCAACCTGATTGTAACGATGGAATCATTGCCTTACCTGGAGCCCTATACAGCAAGCCCAACCCTGATAACTACTGTTGACGGGTATTACACCGGCAATTTCTTTATCAATAAAAAGGCATTACTGGGGCAATTGTACCTGTGGCGCAGTCAGCCCGGCGATTACCGGAAAGCAGCCCAGGCATTTAAAAGTGTGATGGAAACGGGCGGCGCGGGGCAGTTGTACACATGGCGGCTTACCGGTTCTTCCAAGGCCGATAACAACGATCTGGCAGTGGGGTATATACGGTACAGGGAGGAAGATGAGAATATGCTGGTAGATAACAATGCACAGGGATGGCGTTCTATGTTTGCCCGCGGACAGGATGCCTTATTTAATTATGAATGGATCTGGTTCCTTCCTTACGACAATACCTTATTCAAACCCGAAAATCCTTTTATTAACCTCTTCTCACCACGCGGCGGCGCGTACCTGCTGAAACCCTCCCAGGCAGCCATGAGCCTATGGAACAGCCAGGTACAGAAAAATGATTTTCCCTACGATGCAAGAGGCGGCATATTCAGTTACCGTACACTGGGTGAAAGACCTGTGGTGATGAAGTATCTATACAACTATCTTAGCGGTACCGGCTTTTTCCCTGTTAATACGCTGGAAAAGAAAGGAAAATGGTTCTTGTACCGGGCAGCAACCCTGCACTTGGAGTTTGCAGAAGCTGCCAATCGTGATGACCATCACTACCTGGCCGACAGGCTGCTGAACCAGGGATTTATTGGTACCAACCTGAATAACAACGAAAGTTTTCCCTACAATTTCGATGGACGTAAAAGCGATAATCCGCGTATTGCCGCCGACTGGTGTATGAATGCAGGCATCCGCGGACGCGCTAACCTGTACAATGCACCAGTGGTGGGCGACAGTACGCTGGCGCTGGAAGATAACATCATCCATGAAAGTGCGCTGGAACTGGCTTACGAAGGCAAAAGGTGGCCCGACCTGTTGCGTATTGCCTTGAGAAGAAATGATCCTGCTTTCCTGGCCGATAAAATTTATGACAAACTACTGAGCGAGCATAACCCGCAGGCATCGGCCGTGCGTACAAAACTGATGAATAAAGCAAACTGGTATTTACCGTTTAAATGGGAATAG